From a region of the Polynucleobacter corsicus genome:
- a CDS encoding gamma-glutamyltransferase family protein — protein sequence MQQKWGIRGMAVAPHSLASESALAVLREGGNALEGMIAAAATIAVVYPHMNSIGGDSFWVVHSPGKAMGGIDACGAAAGLATKQWYGERGVTKAIPFRGAIAANTVAGTISGWGAAQKLSQQGLSGRLPLSRLLADAIHYAEAGVPVTHSQSSLTEKKRMELSPIPGFAETFLVNGKAPEVGSIFKQERLAKTLRQISRKGTEDYYRGDLAELLAKELTDIGSPLRLSDLHRHQAKLIDPLELKHSMGNVYNMTPPTQGVVSLMIIGILDQLNLKRFKVDSAEYVHHCVEATKQAFMVRDKYVTDPAYMTKHAQSFLSHAFLKKLAKNIDPEKALPWGQGKGPADTIWMGVIDGNGNCVSFIQSIYHEFGAGIVLPKSGVNWQNRGCSFSLDPKTLNHLEPYRKPFHTLNPAMALFKDGRSMVYGTMGGDGQPQTQCAVFTRTATYGLDPQDAISRPRWLLGRTWGQTSDSLKLESRFNPWVAKELHALGHEIEMLDAFDETVGHAGCIIRDPSGTLHGGWDPRSDGAVSAF from the coding sequence ATGCAACAAAAATGGGGTATTCGGGGGATGGCGGTAGCGCCACACTCACTAGCGTCTGAATCAGCATTAGCGGTGCTGCGCGAGGGTGGCAATGCATTGGAGGGCATGATTGCAGCGGCGGCGACCATTGCCGTCGTTTACCCCCACATGAACTCCATTGGCGGTGACTCTTTTTGGGTAGTTCACTCCCCTGGTAAAGCTATGGGCGGAATTGATGCCTGCGGTGCAGCAGCTGGTCTAGCGACTAAACAGTGGTACGGAGAGCGCGGAGTCACAAAAGCTATTCCTTTTCGGGGTGCTATTGCAGCCAATACCGTAGCTGGAACTATTTCCGGCTGGGGCGCTGCTCAGAAACTTTCACAGCAAGGTTTGAGCGGAAGACTTCCACTCTCCCGCTTGCTGGCAGATGCCATTCACTATGCTGAAGCTGGAGTCCCGGTAACTCATAGTCAATCTAGTTTGACTGAAAAAAAGAGAATGGAATTAAGCCCCATTCCCGGATTTGCAGAGACATTCTTAGTGAATGGTAAGGCCCCTGAAGTGGGCAGCATCTTTAAACAAGAGCGCCTTGCAAAAACCTTGCGCCAAATTTCCCGCAAAGGGACAGAGGATTACTATCGAGGCGATTTAGCCGAGCTACTTGCAAAAGAGCTTACGGACATTGGCAGCCCCCTTCGACTTAGCGACCTCCATCGCCATCAAGCCAAACTGATTGACCCGCTTGAACTCAAGCACAGCATGGGCAATGTATACAACATGACGCCGCCGACCCAAGGTGTTGTGTCTTTAATGATCATTGGCATCTTGGATCAACTCAATCTCAAGCGCTTCAAAGTCGATAGCGCGGAATATGTTCATCACTGTGTGGAAGCCACTAAGCAAGCCTTCATGGTTAGAGATAAATATGTAACTGATCCTGCTTATATGACAAAGCATGCCCAATCTTTCTTATCTCACGCCTTTTTAAAGAAACTGGCAAAAAATATTGACCCTGAAAAAGCATTACCTTGGGGTCAGGGCAAGGGCCCTGCGGATACGATTTGGATGGGTGTTATCGATGGCAATGGAAATTGCGTTTCTTTCATTCAAAGTATTTATCACGAGTTTGGTGCTGGCATCGTATTACCCAAGTCTGGTGTGAACTGGCAAAACCGCGGATGCAGCTTCTCGCTAGATCCAAAGACACTCAATCACCTTGAGCCCTATCGCAAACCATTTCATACATTGAACCCAGCCATGGCTTTGTTCAAGGATGGTCGGTCGATGGTCTACGGCACGATGGGTGGCGATGGTCAACCTCAAACTCAGTGTGCCGTCTTTACTCGCACAGCAACCTATGGACTTGATCCACAAGATGCGATCAGCCGTCCGCGTTGGTTGCTCGGCAGAACCTGGGGACAGACTAGTGACAGCTTGAAATTAGAATCCCGCTTTAATCCATGGGTTGCTAAAGAGCTGCACGCCCTAGGACATGAGATTGAAATGCTCGATGCCTTTGATGAAACCGTTGGCCATGCTGGCTGTATTATTCGCGACCCGTCCGGCACACTGCATGGCGGCTGGGATCCCCGTAGTGATGGGGCTGTTAGCGCGTTTTAG
- a CDS encoding trimeric intracellular cation channel family protein has protein sequence MDQINFWIGIIATVAFAVTGVLAIADRGVDLFGVMVLGVITAIGGGTLRDIILNLPAFWSIAQIYIWVALGACIVAFVAESFFTQPQIYRWMLYIDGLGAALFGIQGVDKAWNLEFGLPVAPVILGVVTAIGGGLLRDILAGRKTLLMSHELYAIPVTLGCCIYILILNFLPAYTLEGSVICMLAIFGLRAAAIYWDLRVPKLFITKTR, from the coding sequence ATGGATCAAATTAATTTCTGGATTGGCATCATTGCCACGGTTGCTTTCGCGGTCACTGGCGTACTCGCTATTGCCGATCGGGGTGTTGATCTTTTTGGCGTCATGGTATTGGGTGTGATTACTGCCATTGGTGGTGGAACACTGCGAGACATCATTTTGAATTTACCTGCATTTTGGTCGATTGCACAAATTTATATCTGGGTAGCCTTAGGCGCGTGCATTGTCGCTTTCGTAGCAGAATCTTTTTTTACACAGCCGCAGATTTATCGCTGGATGCTCTACATCGACGGCCTAGGCGCCGCTTTGTTTGGCATTCAGGGGGTAGACAAAGCCTGGAACTTAGAATTTGGATTGCCAGTTGCACCAGTGATCTTGGGTGTAGTGACGGCTATCGGTGGCGGCTTATTGCGCGATATTTTGGCTGGCAGAAAAACTTTATTGATGTCACATGAACTGTATGCAATCCCGGTCACTTTGGGTTGCTGCATTTATATTCTGATTTTAAATTTTCTCCCAGCGTACACGCTAGAAGGATCAGTAATATGCATGCTGGCTATTTTTGGACTACGCGCAGCTGCCATTTACTGGGATCTGCGCGTACCCAAATTATTTATTACTAAAACGCGCTAA
- the maiA gene encoding maleylacetoacetate isomerase — MKTQLYSFWRSSAAFRVRIALNLKGLNYEVIPIHIVKSGGAQTAGEFANKNPNRLVPLYTDGPHTIHQSLAIIEYLEEIQSSPPLLPQTAIDRAWVRSVAMDIAMEIHPLNNLRVMRYLMKTLGVSAEAKDAWSHHWMVLGLESLEKQLSGDTRVGRFAYGDQPGLIDICLVPQIFNALSAKIDMTSYPTLMKIFHQCMKLPAFIDASWEKQIDAEGLNPLSPPQE; from the coding sequence ATGAAAACTCAGCTGTATAGCTTTTGGCGTAGCTCAGCAGCCTTTCGGGTGCGCATTGCCCTAAACTTAAAAGGCCTGAATTATGAGGTGATTCCAATTCATATTGTTAAAAGTGGAGGTGCCCAAACTGCTGGTGAATTTGCCAATAAAAATCCTAATCGCTTGGTGCCCCTCTATACCGATGGCCCTCACACCATTCACCAATCGCTTGCCATCATTGAATATTTAGAGGAGATTCAATCAAGTCCTCCGCTACTACCCCAAACTGCAATCGATCGCGCGTGGGTGCGCTCAGTAGCCATGGATATCGCTATGGAGATTCACCCGCTCAATAATTTAAGGGTGATGCGCTATCTCATGAAAACTTTAGGCGTGAGTGCAGAAGCAAAAGATGCCTGGAGTCATCATTGGATGGTGTTGGGTTTAGAAAGTCTGGAAAAACAATTGAGTGGAGATACGAGGGTAGGTCGTTTTGCTTATGGAGATCAGCCTGGCTTGATTGATATCTGCCTAGTGCCACAAATTTTTAATGCACTTAGTGCAAAGATCGATATGACGAGCTACCCAACACTCATGAAGATATTCCATCAATGTATGAAGTTACCTGCATTTATTGATGCCTCTTGGGAAAAGCAAATAGATGCTGAGGGATTAAATCCCCTTTCTCCACCACAGGAATAA
- a CDS encoding AEC family transporter, whose amino-acid sequence MFYVFNVVFPVFALILIGYVCGRTGKLGESASIELNRFVVWLALPAQLFNFAASSSWQTLWQPGFIAAFFLSCLLVFILVLVVSWVRKRDLAAASFSGLSASYSNTGYMGIPLCVLALGQDGLAPAIIATFIVFVMFAIATVLIEVGIQSYKKSHEIVWSVLKSLCTNPLLIAPVAGLLWSSTDLLLYEPLAQVIAFLALAATPCALVSIGLFLMQKEKSAPQQAWGISFAKLIIQPLVAWLIAGPILELPNLWVSAVVILAALPTGTGPFMLAQYYNADGRIISRVVLLTTMGSLLTLSLFLWWRKGI is encoded by the coding sequence TTGTTCTACGTTTTCAATGTTGTCTTTCCGGTATTTGCCCTTATTCTGATTGGCTATGTTTGTGGACGCACAGGCAAATTAGGTGAGAGTGCATCCATCGAGTTAAATCGCTTTGTCGTTTGGCTTGCCTTGCCTGCGCAATTATTTAATTTCGCAGCAAGCAGTAGTTGGCAAACACTTTGGCAGCCCGGTTTTATTGCCGCCTTCTTTTTGAGTTGCTTACTAGTATTTATTTTGGTGTTGGTAGTCAGCTGGGTTCGCAAGCGAGATTTAGCGGCCGCCAGTTTTTCAGGTTTGAGCGCGTCTTACTCCAACACGGGATACATGGGCATTCCGCTCTGTGTATTGGCGCTTGGTCAAGATGGTTTGGCGCCAGCAATTATTGCGACCTTTATTGTCTTTGTGATGTTTGCTATAGCAACAGTGCTCATTGAGGTCGGCATTCAGTCCTATAAAAAATCCCATGAGATTGTTTGGAGCGTGCTGAAGTCGCTATGTACCAATCCACTATTGATTGCCCCCGTGGCAGGTTTGCTATGGTCGTCTACAGATTTGCTTCTATATGAGCCATTAGCGCAAGTCATTGCTTTCTTAGCTTTAGCTGCAACACCTTGTGCATTGGTTTCTATTGGCCTGTTCTTGATGCAAAAAGAGAAGTCAGCGCCGCAGCAGGCGTGGGGTATTAGTTTTGCAAAACTCATTATTCAGCCGCTAGTCGCTTGGTTGATTGCTGGACCAATCTTAGAGTTGCCAAACTTATGGGTGAGTGCTGTTGTAATACTGGCAGCACTGCCCACAGGCACTGGCCCATTTATGTTGGCTCAGTATTACAACGCGGATGGCCGAATTATTTCTCGAGTAGTGCTCTTGACTACGATGGGATCCTTGCTGACGCTGTCTTTATTCCTGTGGTGGAGAAAGGGGATTTAA
- a CDS encoding gamma carbonic anhydrase family protein produces the protein MAIFELDGNAPRLDDGAWVAESAEVIGRVELHKNASVWPKVVIRGDNDLIQISEGSNVQDASILHTDPGYPLIIGKHVTVGHQVMLHGCQIGDGSLIGIGAVILNGAKIGKNCLVGAGALVTEGKEFPDGSMILGSPAKVVKTLTPGQIAGIEDIAGRYVQNAQRYQQTLKKIA, from the coding sequence ATGGCTATATTTGAACTAGATGGAAATGCTCCCCGCTTAGACGATGGAGCTTGGGTTGCCGAGAGCGCAGAAGTGATTGGCAGAGTCGAGCTTCACAAAAATGCGAGTGTGTGGCCCAAGGTCGTGATCCGTGGCGATAACGATCTGATACAAATTAGCGAGGGCAGTAATGTGCAAGATGCTTCTATTTTGCATACTGACCCTGGCTATCCTCTCATCATTGGCAAGCACGTTACCGTTGGACATCAAGTGATGCTCCATGGTTGCCAAATTGGCGATGGTAGCTTGATTGGGATTGGTGCCGTAATTTTGAATGGCGCCAAAATTGGTAAGAACTGTTTAGTGGGTGCCGGAGCATTGGTCACTGAGGGTAAAGAATTTCCTGATGGCTCGATGATTTTGGGCTCACCCGCTAAAGTAGTGAAGACGCTGACTCCAGGGCAAATTGCTGGCATTGAAGATATTGCCGGTCGTTATGTTCAGAATGCGCAGCGATATCAGCAGACTTTGAAGAAAATTGCCTGA
- a CDS encoding ammonium transporter, with amino-acid sequence METLKSGSDVLFILLGAIMVLAMHAGFAFLELGTVRKKNQVNALVKILVDFAVSTIAYFFIGYSIAYGVDFFSGAEILAEKNGYELVKFFFLLTFAAAIPAIISGGIAERAKFNPQLIATFILVGFIYPFFEGIAWNQHYGIQAWIKTLTGEEFHDFAGSVVVHAVGGWIALPAVILLGARRGRYTKDGNDAAHPPSSIPFLALGAWILAVGWFGFNVMSAQTIDKVSGLVAMNSLMAMVGGTLAAWVIGRNDPGFTYNGPLAGLVAVCAGSDLMHPMGALVVGLIAGALFVYMFTLVQNRWKIDDVLGVWPLHGLCGLWGGLAAGIFGAKALGGLGGVTFLGQLIGSGLGVAIALISGFVVYGLLKAVLGIRMSQEEEYEGADLSIHRISASPDREPNW; translated from the coding sequence GTGGAAACTTTGAAATCAGGAAGTGATGTCTTATTTATTTTGCTCGGCGCAATCATGGTCTTGGCTATGCATGCGGGATTTGCATTTCTTGAGCTCGGCACTGTACGCAAAAAGAACCAAGTCAATGCTTTGGTCAAAATCTTGGTGGACTTTGCAGTGTCAACCATTGCCTATTTCTTTATTGGTTACAGCATTGCTTACGGCGTTGATTTTTTCTCTGGTGCCGAAATCTTAGCCGAGAAAAATGGCTATGAACTAGTCAAATTCTTTTTCTTGTTGACCTTTGCCGCCGCTATCCCAGCCATTATCTCTGGCGGTATTGCAGAGCGTGCGAAGTTCAATCCTCAACTGATTGCTACTTTTATTCTGGTGGGTTTCATTTACCCCTTCTTTGAGGGTATTGCCTGGAATCAGCATTACGGTATTCAAGCGTGGATCAAAACGCTGACTGGTGAAGAGTTTCATGACTTTGCGGGATCGGTTGTGGTGCACGCGGTAGGTGGTTGGATCGCATTGCCAGCCGTCATTCTCTTGGGCGCGCGTCGCGGTCGCTACACCAAGGATGGTAACGATGCTGCGCATCCACCATCTAGCATTCCATTCTTGGCTTTGGGTGCTTGGATTTTGGCGGTAGGTTGGTTTGGTTTTAATGTCATGAGTGCGCAGACGATAGATAAAGTCAGTGGCTTAGTGGCGATGAACTCTCTCATGGCGATGGTTGGCGGTACTTTAGCTGCATGGGTAATTGGTCGCAATGATCCAGGTTTTACTTACAACGGGCCTTTAGCTGGCTTGGTAGCGGTTTGTGCTGGCTCAGATCTAATGCACCCGATGGGCGCTTTGGTAGTTGGCTTAATTGCTGGCGCCCTCTTTGTCTATATGTTTACCTTGGTACAAAACCGCTGGAAGATTGATGACGTTTTGGGCGTCTGGCCTCTACACGGCCTATGCGGTTTATGGGGCGGCTTGGCTGCAGGCATCTTTGGGGCAAAAGCGCTAGGCGGTCTCGGCGGAGTGACTTTCTTGGGGCAGTTGATCGGCAGTGGCTTAGGAGTTGCTATTGCCCTTATCAGTGGATTTGTGGTCTATGGATTGCTAAAGGCTGTCTTAGGTATCCGGATGTCACAAGAAGAAGAGTACGAAGGTGCTGACTTAAGTATTCACCGGATTTCTGCAAGTCCGGATCGTGAGCCGAACTGGTAG
- a CDS encoding Rap1a/Tai family immunity protein gives MKKVLALLAALWAFSGLAQAQEKIQVLSTQELVNVCKLPASPESRSFCVGYITAIYDTYLATRHPQRAKPYICVKQPAPSRDEVIGEFVKFAQSNQQTTDKPAAGVFLGFLASRFPCARK, from the coding sequence ATGAAAAAAGTTTTAGCTCTATTAGCTGCCTTATGGGCATTTTCTGGCTTAGCCCAGGCTCAAGAAAAAATTCAGGTCCTGAGCACACAAGAGCTTGTAAACGTCTGTAAATTGCCAGCAAGTCCTGAATCCCGCAGCTTTTGCGTAGGCTATATAACCGCTATTTACGACACTTATTTGGCTACACGCCACCCACAGCGCGCAAAGCCATATATCTGCGTAAAGCAACCTGCACCATCACGTGATGAAGTCATTGGTGAATTTGTAAAGTTTGCTCAATCTAATCAACAGACCACTGATAAACCTGCAGCAGGTGTTTTCTTGGGCTTCTTAGCATCACGCTTCCCTTGCGCCAGAAAATAA
- a CDS encoding glycine zipper domain-containing protein has product MKKIIAITAATLAIAGCSNMSNTEQRTLSGASIGAAAGAVGTAIFHGNPIWGAVGGAAVGAASGYVYDAYKKEQASEYNSGYNAGKNNQPAKAPQ; this is encoded by the coding sequence ATGAAAAAAATTATCGCTATTACTGCTGCAACTCTAGCAATCGCAGGTTGCTCCAACATGAGCAATACAGAGCAACGTACTTTATCTGGTGCTAGCATCGGTGCAGCTGCCGGCGCGGTTGGTACAGCTATTTTCCACGGCAACCCAATCTGGGGCGCAGTCGGCGGTGCAGCAGTGGGTGCGGCTTCTGGTTACGTATACGATGCCTACAAAAAAGAGCAGGCTTCTGAGTACAACTCTGGATACAACGCTGGAAAAAATAATCAACCTGCTAAAGCTCCGCAGTAA
- the htpG gene encoding molecular chaperone HtpG, with protein sequence MTVASKETLGFQAEVKQLLQLMIHSLYSNKEIFLRELISNASDASDKLRFEGIEHPDWYGDDPDLKIKVSFDQAARTVTISDNGIGMSRDEAIANLGTIARSGTKEFFSKLSGDQQKDAALIGQFGVGFYSAFIVADRITVETRRAGLPATDGVRWESDGSGEFTVESIDRPQRGTSITMHLREGEDDFLSTHKLKSIIRKYSDHISLPIQMNKEEWDADKKEQVIKDELESINQSSALWARSKSEITQEQYDEFYKHLSHDYENPLCYSLNRVEGRSEFTQLLYVPSRAPFDLWDRNKRGGIKLYVKRVFIMDDAEQLMPMYLRFVTGVVDSTDLPLNVSREILQESRDVKIIRESSTKRVLSMLEDLANSDDDIKKEKYHTFWTQFGQVLKEGIGEDQPNQERILKLLRFASTHMDSADQTVSLAEYISRMKEGQDKIYYVTGDTFNAAKNSPHLEIFRKKGVEVLLLTDRVDEWMLSFFAEFDGEQMTSVAKGGLDLGNLSDEKEKKEHEETEKNFKGLLDRMKAALEDKVKDVRVTFRLTDSPACLVSDENELSGNLLRMLKAAGQQAPDTKPILEINPEHPLLLKLKSDDQHFDEWTQVLFDQALLAEGGQLNDPAAYVKRINQLLLA encoded by the coding sequence ATGACTGTAGCTAGCAAAGAAACTTTAGGCTTTCAGGCCGAGGTAAAGCAACTTTTACAACTGATGATTCATTCCTTGTATTCCAACAAGGAAATTTTTCTCCGAGAGTTAATCTCGAATGCATCTGATGCTTCAGACAAGCTCCGCTTTGAAGGAATTGAGCATCCCGATTGGTATGGAGATGATCCTGATCTGAAGATCAAAGTTAGTTTTGACCAAGCTGCCAGAACCGTAACTATTTCTGATAATGGCATTGGTATGAGCCGCGATGAAGCTATTGCGAACTTGGGCACCATTGCTCGCTCTGGTACAAAAGAATTTTTCTCCAAGCTATCTGGCGATCAACAAAAAGATGCCGCTTTAATTGGTCAGTTTGGCGTAGGTTTTTATTCAGCATTTATTGTGGCCGATCGTATTACTGTAGAGACGCGTCGTGCTGGTCTGCCGGCGACCGATGGGGTTCGTTGGGAGTCCGATGGTTCGGGCGAATTTACAGTAGAAAGTATTGACCGCCCACAACGGGGAACATCGATCACGATGCATTTGCGTGAAGGTGAGGACGATTTCCTCTCCACGCATAAGCTCAAGTCGATTATTCGTAAATACTCTGATCACATCTCTTTGCCGATTCAGATGAATAAAGAAGAGTGGGATGCGGATAAAAAAGAACAAGTAATTAAAGATGAGCTTGAGAGTATTAACCAGTCGAGCGCTTTATGGGCGCGCTCTAAATCGGAGATCACTCAAGAGCAGTATGACGAGTTTTATAAGCACTTATCTCACGACTACGAAAACCCCTTGTGCTATTCCCTCAATAGAGTTGAAGGCCGTAGTGAATTTACGCAACTACTGTATGTACCCTCACGTGCACCATTTGATTTGTGGGATCGTAATAAGCGGGGTGGTATTAAGTTGTATGTGAAGCGGGTATTCATCATGGATGATGCTGAGCAATTAATGCCCATGTATTTGCGCTTTGTCACTGGTGTTGTTGATTCAACAGATTTACCTTTAAACGTTTCCCGTGAAATTCTGCAGGAATCACGTGATGTCAAGATCATTCGCGAAAGTTCCACCAAGCGTGTGCTGAGCATGTTGGAGGATCTAGCCAATAGCGATGACGATATTAAAAAAGAAAAGTACCACACCTTCTGGACTCAGTTTGGACAAGTGCTTAAAGAGGGCATTGGTGAAGATCAGCCAAATCAAGAGCGCATCTTAAAGCTCTTGCGTTTTGCAAGTACGCACATGGATTCTGCGGATCAAACTGTTTCCCTAGCTGAATATATTTCACGCATGAAAGAAGGTCAGGACAAGATTTATTACGTGACTGGCGATACTTTTAATGCCGCTAAAAATAGTCCGCATTTAGAGATCTTCCGCAAGAAGGGTGTCGAAGTATTGCTACTCACCGATCGAGTAGACGAATGGATGCTTTCTTTCTTCGCCGAGTTTGATGGTGAGCAGATGACCTCGGTAGCAAAAGGTGGTCTTGATCTCGGCAACTTAAGTGACGAGAAAGAAAAGAAAGAGCATGAAGAAACTGAAAAGAATTTCAAGGGCTTGCTCGATCGCATGAAAGCGGCCCTAGAAGACAAGGTGAAGGATGTGCGTGTGACTTTCCGCTTGACTGATTCTCCAGCATGTTTAGTTTCTGATGAGAATGAGCTCTCCGGAAACTTATTGCGTATGCTCAAAGCTGCAGGTCAGCAGGCGCCTGACACTAAGCCTATTTTGGAAATTAACCCAGAGCATCCTTTGCTACTGAAGCTGAAATCTGATGATCAGCACTTTGATGAATGGACTCAGGTCTTGTTTGATCAAGCACTTTTAGCTGAGGGCGGTCAATTGAATGATCCGGCGGCTTATGTAAAGCGTATCAATCAACTCTTACTAGCCTAA
- a CDS encoding rhodanese-like domain-containing protein: protein MKLKLGYQELIANAMAQIETVPLEQAQQFLDDQNTVFVDIRDVRELERDGMIPGAIHAPRGMLEFWVDPDSPYYKPVFGEGKRLMLYCASAWRSALATETLQKMGVPGVCHLEGGFSAWKKAELPIVDKHSKPHQS from the coding sequence ATGAAATTGAAATTGGGTTATCAAGAATTAATTGCCAATGCGATGGCTCAAATTGAGACCGTACCCTTAGAACAAGCACAACAATTTCTAGATGATCAAAACACAGTATTTGTAGATATTCGGGATGTGAGGGAGCTGGAACGTGATGGCATGATTCCAGGTGCAATTCATGCGCCTCGTGGCATGCTGGAATTTTGGGTTGATCCAGATAGCCCTTATTACAAGCCAGTTTTTGGAGAGGGCAAGCGTTTAATGCTTTATTGCGCCTCTGCGTGGCGATCTGCCTTGGCAACTGAAACCCTTCAAAAAATGGGTGTGCCAGGTGTTTGTCATCTAGAAGGTGGTTTTAGCGCCTGGAAAAAGGCTGAATTACCTATCGTGGATAAACATTCAAAGCCACATCAGAGTTAA
- a CDS encoding putative Na+/H+ antiporter: MNFTPTELGASVIFAIAVLHTFCTSYFEVLAKKSPKHAGLWHLLGEVEIVFGFWAAILIIFMWLANDLATAKDYANKRNFTEPLFVFAIMVVAGSKPILHFATQLLHKLGKAIQLVLRTKQAPTLYFLTLSITPLLGSLITEPAAMTLAAFLLRDLVYRHKCSTSLLFGTLGVLFVNISIGGTLTNFAAPPVLMVASTWGWSSAFMFANFGLEAIIAIFINATIVTLLFHKQLVEPTSKADHIRIPLTITAIHLLFLLGIVAFAHDPVIFIWLLLFFIGFTTAYPKHQSPLILREALLVGFFLGGLVVLGALQGWWLQPILETMSPTAVFYGSLALTAITDNAALTYLGSLVEGTSPEFKLALVGGAVAGGGLTVIANAPNPAGLAILRSYFPNAAVSAGLLLIAAIPPTIVAILTLSLL, encoded by the coding sequence ATGAACTTTACCCCTACCGAGCTTGGTGCTAGCGTTATTTTTGCCATAGCAGTGCTACACACGTTTTGCACTTCTTATTTTGAGGTGCTTGCTAAAAAATCTCCAAAGCATGCTGGCTTATGGCATCTCCTTGGTGAAGTAGAAATCGTCTTTGGATTTTGGGCGGCTATCCTCATTATTTTTATGTGGCTCGCTAATGATCTAGCTACCGCAAAAGACTACGCCAATAAACGTAACTTCACCGAGCCGCTATTTGTTTTCGCCATTATGGTGGTCGCTGGCAGTAAACCAATTTTGCATTTTGCAACCCAGCTGCTTCACAAACTTGGCAAGGCAATTCAACTCGTCTTGCGAACCAAACAAGCTCCAACACTCTATTTCTTGACCCTCAGCATCACACCTTTGTTGGGCTCGCTGATTACCGAGCCTGCAGCAATGACGCTGGCAGCATTCTTGTTACGCGACCTAGTCTATCGCCATAAATGCTCTACCTCACTACTGTTCGGTACCCTGGGTGTGCTGTTCGTCAACATTTCGATCGGTGGCACGCTAACTAATTTTGCAGCACCTCCAGTGCTGATGGTGGCATCCACTTGGGGTTGGAGTAGCGCTTTCATGTTCGCCAATTTTGGCCTTGAAGCGATCATCGCCATTTTTATTAATGCCACAATCGTAACGCTGCTCTTTCATAAGCAATTAGTTGAGCCTACGAGTAAAGCTGATCACATTCGTATTCCACTCACCATTACAGCCATTCATCTACTCTTCTTACTAGGCATCGTAGCTTTTGCACATGACCCAGTAATCTTCATATGGCTATTGCTCTTTTTTATTGGTTTCACCACCGCCTATCCAAAACATCAAAGCCCACTCATCTTGCGTGAAGCCTTGCTGGTGGGATTCTTCTTGGGTGGATTAGTAGTATTGGGTGCACTTCAAGGTTGGTGGCTACAACCCATTCTGGAAACCATGAGCCCGACGGCTGTTTTCTATGGCAGCTTGGCACTAACAGCCATTACTGATAATGCAGCGCTCACTTATTTGGGCTCGTTAGTGGAGGGTACTTCACCAGAATTCAAGCTAGCCCTGGTTGGCGGTGCAGTAGCAGGCGGCGGCCTGACCGTTATCGCCAATGCCCCCAACCCTGCTGGACTGGCTATTTTGCGCAGTTACTTCCCCAATGCAGCTGTTTCCGCAGGCTTGCTATTGATAGCCGCCATTCCACCAACCATAGTCGCGATTCTGACCCTAAGTCTGCTCTAA